A window from Apostichopus japonicus isolate 1M-3 chromosome 2, ASM3797524v1, whole genome shotgun sequence encodes these proteins:
- the LOC139974270 gene encoding 46 kDa FK506-binding nuclear protein-like, which translates to MFWGLTLEAGKHYSQSIEDSFHVSMAALELQYDYQDRSLRPPVQVMVQHHKKDFLLCSLIHGTLIQQPLDLDFTEGEQVTFYLEGSGAVHLTGYLVQEKPFDSEEEPILGSPPESSEDGMEVSDEEGDAKEDLDETIPSLQQLASGQDLESEDDESEEEWTPVQKAESTKKRKSTEKTPTTQKKKKSEAKVKEEEEEDQSSEDEEDGDEEDIVDEMADLIKDIEENGNGGKEETDESGKVKQEAGEKTTPKKKKNKKKKQQEQQEQGNKTEGSKPPTTPKAANKNKDKPAQTPAKSKKKLSNGVVIEDTVVGEGKLARPLKMVGVYYKGTLAGRKQEFDSCLSGKPFRFRLGTKEVISGWDSGLAGMRVGGKRRLTIPPSQGYGKTRTGSIPPNSTLVFDVELKEVR; encoded by the exons ATGTTTTGGG GATTAACACTCGAAGCTGGCAAGCATTACAGCCAGTCAATAGAAGACTCTTTCCATGTCTCCATGGCTGCTTTGGAGTTACAATATGACTATCAAG ACAGGAGTCTCCGGCCACCAGTCCAAGTCATGGTACAGCATCACAAGAAGGACTTCCTGTTATGTTCACTCATCCATGGCACCTTAATCCAACAGCCGTTGGATCTGGATTTCACCGAAGGAGAACAGGTGACGTTCTACTTGGAAGGATCAG GTGCCGTGCATCTGACAGGCTACTTGGTTCAGGAGAAACCATTTGATTCCGAAGAGGAACCGATTCTCGGTTCTCCCCCGGAGTCATCAGAAGATGGTATGGAAGTCAGTGACGAGGAAGGTGATGCCAAAGAGGATCTTGATG AAACCATTCCAAGCCTTCAGCAACTTGCGTCTGGACAGGATTTAGAGTCTGAGGACGATGAGAGTGAAGAGGAGTGGACACCAGTGCAGAAAG CCGAGTCAACAAAGAAGAGAAAATCGACAGAAAAGACACCAACGactcagaagaagaaaaagtcaGAAG CAAAGgtgaaagaggaggaggaggaggaccaGTCATCAGAGGATGAAGAAGATGGCGACGAAGAAGACATAGTGGATGAGATGGCAGATTTAATTAAGGATATCGAAGAAAACGGGAACGGAGGCAAGGAAGAAACAGACGAGAGTGGAAAGGTGAAACAAGAGGCAGGAGAGAAGACCACtcccaaaaagaagaagaataagaagaagaaacaacaagaacaacaagaaCAAGGCAACAAAACTGAGGGCAGCAAACCACCTACAACACCAAAGGCAGCTAACAAGAACAAAGACAAACCTGCACAAACTCCCGCA AAATCGAAGAAGAAACTTTCCAACGGTGTGGTCATAGAAGATACTGTCGTGGGCGAAGGAAAACTGGCAAGACCTCTTAAAATG gTGGGTGTTTATTACAAGGGTACGTTGGCAGGAAGAAAGCAAGAATTTGATTCGTGTTTATCGGGTAAACCATTCCGATTCAGGTTAGGAACCAAAGAGGTTATCTCAGGATGGGACTCTGGTCTCGCAG GAATGAGAGTTGGGGGCAAACGAAGGCTAACTATTCCACCATCGCAAGG CTATGGCAAAACCAGAACTGGCAGCATTCCTCCCAACAGTACACTCGTCTTTGATGTCGAACTGAAGGAGGTGAGGTGA